A region of the Silene latifolia isolate original U9 population chromosome 9, ASM4854445v1, whole genome shotgun sequence genome:
ttttataaaaaataattaatattaaaattaatcaaaagaattgaataattacatgaattgtgtttttatgaaaatatttttacatcaaattatttaaaaaaatatattttttcgTCATGAAGTTAATGATAGAAGATAcggtttttatgtatagattattttaaatgaaaaattagtttaataaatgaaaatctaatttgtttccatatataagtttgagcaaTTTGGAGGGAAagctttagagaagttgtattaTCTTACTATATAGTAGGaggatttatatttttaaatttgcacctcattaatatttatcaattcactccattgtattttgatatgaaacaaaaaaaattgaaatggaaaactatgtaagttgtgaattttttttagtgaatgtttgttgtcacgaagctaatagtaagcatatgtcaagttattctctacagtaataattattgcattactgaaaaatttagcaacttatactttatagtttaatatcaaatttattttattttaatgaaaaaatcataattatgaatttatttaaaaaattagagtttatttataagaatatattcattgaaaagataataatgtaatgaaagaaaattttatttattaccaaATTTaactagatgctttttggagggaaaattaagataatttttattctcttagtagtaggggggattgcTTAAGTTTAACTTAGAAAATATTGAAAATATATAACCTTTGAAGATGAGGAAACAAAATTAAATTCACTTTTTTTTTAACAAAGTGTTCAATTTAGGaattattataggaattattAATTTTTAATGTAAATGATGTATGAGTAGTTTGGCTGGGAAAAATATAGTGGTGgtagttttttatttttattttttttgtataaaTGAACAATCAACTTTATTAATGGTTTTTTTACATAGTTGTTctgtacacattttactcattcatGTACTTTTTTTCATAATATTTTTATACCTTACCCTTCCCTTACCCCAAACCCTTTCTTCTCTCATTCATCAAAACATAATCAATTTTCTCCCCAAATTTTTGATTATAGATCTCAATTCTCATTTTAAACAATAAATTACTTCATTTTATTaataaattacattaattttGTTTGAATTAAGTGATTCAATATTGATTTTCTACATTAGGATTTAAGTTTTTCAATTAGGGTTCGTCAGAACGGTGGTAGTGGGGAGAGTAATATTTCACGATTGTGTACTTTCAACTTTTGTTCATTGTTGGGTGGAATTCTATCTTTCAGTAGGGTATTTGGATTAGTTGATCCTTAATCTTATATCCCATCAAGAGGAAAGTTGATTTAGTTTGTACTGCTTCataattgtatgtcgatgattTCGACTTGTCCCTGTGCCCCTGGGCTTTGATTTTGGGATTTTCAATCCTGCTTGTAGGTAGATTATCTTCATGTACTCTGGCATATGGACAATGGGTGGTCCCGTGAACGATGGAGGGTGGTGGCACTAGGCCGTGGACTAGTGAGGAAAGGGATTGTGAGTTACGTTCTTTTTGAAAGGGGAATGAGATAAGTGAATTTTAGTGAAAGTGGTAAAAAAATATGAGAGGGGTAATTGTGGAAAACATGTATATAATTGAGTAAAATCTGTCCATAAATGAGGATCGACCACCCTTTTTTTATTAAGTCCAGTTATACATTGAGTGTCTCTGTTCGACCATGTAAAGTTAACAACACTTCACAATACACTTACAAGTTACAAGTATTACGGAGAAATAATTATACAAAAGAAATATTGAAAATAACAGGAAACAAGAACAAGGTTACTTAAATTGAGTTAACATTATTTATGTTTAAATTATTGCTAGCCTTAGAATTATTTGCATGCAGGTAACGGACCACCACATAAGCACTTGTTATGAGCAAATAGGTTTGGATCAACCCGTTTTAGCAGTCGACCGTTAGGAATTGGACCACATAGTTCATTATAAGTGATATCAATGTACGTTCCTAAAAAATCTCGTTTTCGATAGAACAATTTGGGTAGTCTCCCGTATATCATATTGTGGCTTATATTCATGGCGTATAGTCGTGGAGCTAAATCCACATTTGTCATATCGAACTTGAATTGATTGTTACTTATGTCCACCTCAATTACATCGTTATTGCTTTTGTCTATTAAAAATGTGGCGTCACCGGTTAGTTTATTGTTACCGAGCCTAATAACAATTATGTTGCCGCCCCCAAGAGATCTAGGAACGGGTCCAGTTAATTGATTGTTCAAGAGGGATAACCATGAGAGTTGAGTGATCAAGCCTAGAGATGACGGGATTGGGCCTTAAAAATCGGTTGTTGTGTAGGATAAGCGTTGTGAGATTAACAAGTCGTTGGCCTATGAAATCTGGTATTGGGCCGGATAAGTAGTTAGTGTGAAGAGTAAGGAACCCAAGTTGGGTTAATTTACCTAAGGATATGGGTAGAGGACCGGTGATTTTATTGTTAGAGAGATCGAGGGTGGTTACACTATTTAGTCGGCGTAGGAAATTGGGTATTGGACCCGAGAACTTGTTGGAGGAGAGGTCTAGGTTTCCTAAGTTAGTGAGGCGGCCCAAGAAGCTAGGGATCGGGCCACTTATATTGGTCATAGCTATGGTTAAGGAAGAGAGGTTAGTGAGTTTGCCAATATAGTACGGGATTGGACCGAAAAGGTTGGTCATATAAACAAAACCAAGCCCTCGAAGAGCGGGAAGTTCGTCTAGGAAAGGCGATATCCTATAGATATCTTGAAGTCCAAAAAATAGTAATGAACTTATACGGCCCTCTCCATCGCATTTGACCCCATGCCATACTTCCCATGGACCTCCACAATCGTTGGCGAGATCCCACGATTTGAGGGAAGGAGGGTTGCCTAAGTATGCTTTGATGCGAAGGAGGACTTGTTTGTCATCGGCATTGCACACATCTAGGAAATCAAATTTCTGAGAGTACGAGAGATTGACAAAATGTGAAATTAGGAGCAAAGGGAGTAACACAATTAAGTGGATGTGCGAATTAGGTTGACTCATTTTGTGCATTTTTTTGAGAACGATTTAGTC
Encoded here:
- the LOC141600732 gene encoding polygalacturonase inhibitor 2-like; the encoded protein is MSQPNSHIHLIVLLPLLLISHFVNLSYSQKFDFLDVCNADDKQVLLRIKAYLGNPPSLKSWDLANDCGGPWEVWHGVKCDGEGRISSLLFFGLQDIYRISPFLDELPALRGLGFVYMTNLFGPIPYYIGKLTNLSSLTIAMTNISGPIPSFLGRLTNLGNLDLSSNKFSGPIPNFLRRLNSVTTLDLSNNKITGPLPISLGLITQLSWLSLLNNQLTGPVPRSLGGGNIIVIRLGNNKLTGDATFLIDKSNNDVIEVDISNNQFKFDMTNVDLAPRLYAMNISHNMIYGRLPKLFYRKRDFLGTYIDITYNELCGPIPNGRLLKRVDPNLFAHNKCLCGGPLPACK